The stretch of DNA TTCAAATACATAGAAAATAAAAGAAATGAACTTGAATATGAAATCGATGGTGTAGTTGTCAAAGTCAATGAGTTTGAATTACAACGGCTGCTTGGTGAAAAGACAAGAGCTCCCCGCTGGGCACTTGCAATAAAATTCAAACCTGAAGAAGCTCTCACTATTGTTGAAGATATTACTGTGCAGGTTGGACGCACAGGAATTTTAACACCTGTCGCAAAACTCACACCTGTAAATGTTGGTGGAGTTGAAATATCAAGGGCAACACTCCACAACCTCGATGAAATCAGAAGAAAAGATATCCGCATCGGTGATACAGTTACTGTTAGAAGGGCTGGAGATGTCATACCTGAAGTAGTTTCAGCCATTAAATCTAAGCGCACAGGCAAAGAAAAGATATTTGAAATGCCTACGGCTTGTCCTGTTTGCGGGGCTCACATCATACGTGAAGGAGCTTATTTTAGATGCACAAGTATATCTTGTCCTGCACAAATCAAGGAGGGCATCAAGCACTTTGCTTCTCGGGGTGCAATGGACATCGAAGGTTTAGGAGACAAACTTGTCGACCAGCTCGTTGAAAAAGAAATTGTAAAAGATCTTGCCGACATCTATTTTCTCAAAGCTGATAAGCTTGCAAACCTTGAAAGAATGGGAAAGAAATCGGCTGAGAATCTAATAAAGGCAATCGAAAGGAGCAAGAGGTGTCAACTTTCCCGTTTCATCTATGCTCTTGGGATTAAATTAGTTGGAGAATACACAGCAAAGCTTTTAGCAGATAACTTCCATTCAATTGAGAATTTAAAAAAGAAAACCGAAGAAGAACTTCTTGAAATCGATGGAATTGGTCCTGAAGTGGCTTCAAGCATTGTGAATTTCTTCAAGGAAGAGGAAAATCTGAGAGTAATTGAAAAGATGTTCTCAGCAGGTCTTGTCATCGAAAAAACTGAAGCTAAAAAAGGCAGAAAATTTGAGGGTAAATCCTTTGTTTTTACAGGAGCGTTGAAAAGCTTTACAAGAGAAGAGGCAAAGCGGATAGTTGAAGCTGAAGGCGGTAAGGCATCATCATCAGTCAGTAAAAAAACAGACTATGTAGTCGCAGGAGAAGATGCCGGTTCAAAACTTGACAAAGCAAAAGAACTTGGCGTAACCATTATCAGCGAAGATGAATTTATTGAAATGATAAATAAATAAGATTTCTTTCTTAAGAGGAATAAATAAGTGAAAGGTGAGATAATTTTTCTTGGCACAGGCACTTCACATGGAGTACCGAAGATAGGATGCAGATGCAAGGTATGCCTTTCTGATGACCCGAAAGACAAACGGATGCGCTCTTCAATACTCATTAAAATTGAAAAGAAATCGAACATATTGATAGATACTTCAATAGACCTTAGATTTCAGGCATTGAAGCACAATATTGATAAGATTGACGCAGTATTATTCACACATTATCATGCAGACCATATATTTGGTCTCGACGAATTGAGAAGATTCAATGAAATAACAGGGAAAACTATTCCCATTTACGGCACAAAGGACACCCTTCAAGAAATAAGACGAATCTTCTCCTATGTTTTTTCAGGAAGACATATACCCGGAGGAGGAATCCCTTCTTTGAAAGCAGTGGAGGTCAACAGCCGCATAAATATTGAAGGAATCACTTTTGACCGTCTTGAAGGGAAACACGGGATGTTTGATGTATCAGGATTCAGAATGGCTAATGTAGTCTATTTCACAGATGTTAAGCATATCTCCGAAAAAACCCTCAAAAAAATGGAAGGACTTGAAATTTTGATTTTGGGCGCCTTGCGCGATACTCCTCATCCCACGCATTTCTCAATCGATGAAGCATACGAAATTGTAAAGAAAATACAGCCACAAAAAACATATCTCACTCATATTTCCCACGAAATATCTCATAGTGAAACCTCATTACAGCTACCGACAAATGTTTTTCTTGCTTATGACGGACTGAAATTAGAATTTGAAATCTAAAATTTAACTGTTGGTGGAAGAGTTTGAAGTATCATAACTTCAGGATTAACACCTATTTCTAACCCATATCTGAATCCTTCGTCCTCAATTAGGTTAAATTCAACCCATCTTCCTCTCTTAAAAAGCATTCTTTCCCTTTCTTCATCAGTATATTTTTCATCTTTTCTAATCTCTACTATTTTGAAATAGGTATCGATAAAAATTTCCGCAGTCTTCTTTGCGAAATCAAACTCAGAAGCAGGGAAATCGAATGCTATGCCGACAAGTCCACCCCTTGGTTCATTACGATATTTAAGCCAAAAGGTTTTTTTCAGATTAGCCCTCTATATATCATAATCTTTATTGAAATCGGCTCAAAATTTTTTAAATTTTTTTTGAGAAGAAAGATATTTTTGAGGAATTTTTGCTTTTTTAATCCAAATCAGCCATTTTTCAGTCTCAGAAAAAATTTTTTAATATGACTATGTTCAAAATATTAATTGTTATGATAGTGTAAAATTTCAAATTATGTTAAATCTATGAACTACGATTGTATCATTGTCGGCGGTGGAGTTGGAGGATTAGTTTGTGCCGCTTATCTTGCAAAAGCAGGAGCAAAAATTCTTCTATGCCACAAGTTTGACCATTTAGGAGGCACTGCTTCAGAATTTCGACGGGGAGAATTTCTTTTTCCTGCGGGGCCTCTGTCCTTCAGTTTTCACAGATTTGTTAAGAAAGTACTCAACGAATTAGATAGCACTAATGAAATCAAGTTTAAAAGGTCGCATTTTCAATATAAATCCCCTCATATCGACACAATAATTTCTTATCCCTTCCATCAATTGACTGAAAAACTTACAGCTTTTTATCCCAAAGAAAAAAAGGGAATAGAAGAATTCTTTAGGACAATGAAAAAACTCTCTTTAAAAAACTACATCGAGATAGAAAGAGAAACAGGGAAATTTCTAAGTGCCAAGGAAAGAGAAAGATATAAGGATATTCCGGATGTTGAAACTTTAGAATTTCCTGAAAATCTATCAGCATACGATGTGGCAGAAAGAATAATAGAAGATGAAAATTTAATAACTCTTTTATCAAATCAAAGCTTTGAAGAAGGGGAAATGTCAGCAGTACTTTGTGCAAATATGTGGGATATGATGTGCGAGAAAGGAATTTGGTATCCCCTAGGAGGTTTTAGAAGTATTAATAATAGTTTTAAAAAAGTAATTGAAGAAAATGGAGGAGATATACTCCTTTCTTCTGAAGTTTCAAAAATTTTAATCAAAGGCAAAAGGGCAATTGGTGTAACGCTTAAAAATGGCGAATTTATCAAAGCAAATTTTGTCAGTTCAAATGCTGATTATAAGAATACCTTTTTAAAAATGGCATCAGGGGATTTGCCTGATAATAAGTTTTTGAATTGGGTAAAAAATCTTCAAGACAGCGGTTCAATCTTTTGTGTCTATCTTGGGATTGATACTGACAAAGTAGATTTATCACCTCTCAAAGCCGACCATTTATTTTACCGTGCTAACTTGAATTCTTCAATACCTTGGAAACACGATATTTCATCTATTGATTTTTTTCTAAATAGAGAATTTGAAATATGCAGATGGACCAATAAGGATAAAGATTCAGCACCAAAGGGGAAGGAAGTCATAATATTACGGACAAATGCTCCTTATACCTTTTTCAGAAGATGGATAGGCAGAGAAGATAGAAGATTAGCTGGTTATTACGATTTCAAAGAAAAAATGGCAAACCTTTTTATCAAAGCGGCAGGTACACTTCTAAAAGGATTGGAAAATTCTGTTGAAGTTATTGAATGCTCAACTCCTCTCACATATCAATATTGGAGTGGAAGTAGTGAAGGTGCTTGCGCGGGTTGGTCATGGAGTAAAGATAGCGAAATGGGAAGTAAATTCAAAGTGTTAATTAAAACCCCTATCGACAATCTGTTTATGGTTGGCTAT from Candidatus Schekmanbacteria bacterium encodes:
- the ligA gene encoding NAD-dependent DNA ligase LigA; protein product: MNEEEIKRKIEALKKEINYHNYCYYVLDSPEIPDAEYDRLFRELKKLEEENPHLITPDSPTQRVGAAPLEEFNRIRHLTRLFSLDDAFSEGEVLEFDQRIRKGLGKNVEFTYVAEPKIDGLAVNLLYENGIFVSGATRGDGEVGEDITQNLKTIRSLTLHMLDSDIPHPSRIEIRGEVYISKEDFIKLNDERIAAGEPIFANPRNAAAGSLRQLDPKITASRSLNIYLYGMGLCEGIEFLNHYDFLQTIKKWGFRVNPEIKICHKIEDVLEYFKYIENKRNELEYEIDGVVVKVNEFELQRLLGEKTRAPRWALAIKFKPEEALTIVEDITVQVGRTGILTPVAKLTPVNVGGVEISRATLHNLDEIRRKDIRIGDTVTVRRAGDVIPEVVSAIKSKRTGKEKIFEMPTACPVCGAHIIREGAYFRCTSISCPAQIKEGIKHFASRGAMDIEGLGDKLVDQLVEKEIVKDLADIYFLKADKLANLERMGKKSAENLIKAIERSKRCQLSRFIYALGIKLVGEYTAKLLADNFHSIENLKKKTEEELLEIDGIGPEVASSIVNFFKEEENLRVIEKMFSAGLVIEKTEAKKGRKFEGKSFVFTGALKSFTREEAKRIVEAEGGKASSSVSKKTDYVVAGEDAGSKLDKAKELGVTIISEDEFIEMINK
- a CDS encoding MBL fold metallo-hydrolase; this encodes MKGEIIFLGTGTSHGVPKIGCRCKVCLSDDPKDKRMRSSILIKIEKKSNILIDTSIDLRFQALKHNIDKIDAVLFTHYHADHIFGLDELRRFNEITGKTIPIYGTKDTLQEIRRIFSYVFSGRHIPGGGIPSLKAVEVNSRINIEGITFDRLEGKHGMFDVSGFRMANVVYFTDVKHISEKTLKKMEGLEILILGALRDTPHPTHFSIDEAYEIVKKIQPQKTYLTHISHEISHSETSLQLPTNVFLAYDGLKLEFEI
- a CDS encoding coproporphyrinogen III oxidase encodes the protein MKKTFWLKYRNEPRGGLVGIAFDFPASEFDFAKKTAEIFIDTYFKIVEIRKDEKYTDEERERMLFKRGRWVEFNLIEDEGFRYGLEIGVNPEVMILQTLPPTVKF
- a CDS encoding NAD(P)/FAD-dependent oxidoreductase; the protein is MNYDCIIVGGGVGGLVCAAYLAKAGAKILLCHKFDHLGGTASEFRRGEFLFPAGPLSFSFHRFVKKVLNELDSTNEIKFKRSHFQYKSPHIDTIISYPFHQLTEKLTAFYPKEKKGIEEFFRTMKKLSLKNYIEIERETGKFLSAKERERYKDIPDVETLEFPENLSAYDVAERIIEDENLITLLSNQSFEEGEMSAVLCANMWDMMCEKGIWYPLGGFRSINNSFKKVIEENGGDILLSSEVSKILIKGKRAIGVTLKNGEFIKANFVSSNADYKNTFLKMASGDLPDNKFLNWVKNLQDSGSIFCVYLGIDTDKVDLSPLKADHLFYRANLNSSIPWKHDISSIDFFLNREFEICRWTNKDKDSAPKGKEVIILRTNAPYTFFRRWIGREDRRLAGYYDFKEKMANLFIKAAGTLLKGLENSVEVIECSTPLTYQYWSGSSEGACAGWSWSKDSEMGSKFKVLIKTPIDNLFMVGYQSFSQLFMGGYATAIQSGRLTANEILNNSIS